A window of Mercenaria mercenaria strain notata chromosome 16, MADL_Memer_1, whole genome shotgun sequence contains these coding sequences:
- the LOC123540210 gene encoding 33 kDa inner dynein arm light chain, axonemal has product MIPPNASLVKYDNPVLVSRNVDKKTPKARALKASPVPPTGTGPVPNPPAKQKLAPVDAKAAQQTDEILNSILPPREWTESGQLWVQQVSSTPATRLDVVNLQEELDRRLQQRQARETGICPVRRELYSQCFDELIRQVTINCAERGLLLLRVRDEIRMTIAAYQTLYESSVAFGMRKALQAEQGKADMEKRIAELEDEKRELEKNVNELKAKCEQIEKRAQEQRQVEEKKHTEEIQFLKRTNQQLKTQLEGIIAPKK; this is encoded by the exons ATGATTCCTCCAAACGCATCACTTGTCAAATATGACAATCCTGTGCTTGTTAGTAGAAATGTGGACAAGAAGACACCAAAG GCTCGTGCCTTAAAAGCAAGTCCAGTTCCACCAACAGGCACTGGTCCAGTGCCAAATCCTCCAGCTAAGCAGAAACTCGCACCTGTTGATGCCAAAGCTGCCCAGCAAACAGATGAAATCCTAAATTCAATTCTCCCTCCAAG AGAATGGACAGAAAGCGGTCAGTTGTGGGTACAGCAGGTTTCAAGCACACCAGCTACTAGGTTAGATGTTGTTAACCTCCAAGAGGAGCTTGACAGACGGCTGCAGCAACGTCAGGCAAGGGAGACTGGAATTTGCCCAGTACGCAGAGAACTTTACTCACAATGTTTTG ATGAGCTGATTCGTCAGGTGACCATAAACTGTGCAGAGAGAGGGTTGTTATTACTTCGTGTTAGAGATGAGATTAGAATGACAATAGCTGCATACCAGACCTTGTATGAGAGCAGTGTGGCTTTTGGTATGAGAAAAGCCCTACAAGCAGAGCAGGGAAAAGCTGACATGGAGAAAAGG ATTGCTGAGCTGGAAGATGAGAAACGAGAGCTTGAGAAGAATGTAAATGAGCTCAAAGCCAAATGTGAACAAATTGAGAAGAGAGCTCAAGAACAGAGACAAGTTGAGGAGAAGAAACATACAGAAGAAATTCAGTTCTTGAAGAGAACAAATCAACAATTGAAG ACACAACTTGAAGGAATTATTGCACCCAAGAAATAA
- the LOC123540209 gene encoding ER membrane protein complex subunit 2-like: MSRQINWEEARDALRKIREEQIRDGARVVRLWKQVLANCAHKLGDEVWTVQEQVTVAALDCQNFDMANECITSLNRKFPNSMRVRRLFGMYFEALGRYEKATEQYEKILEEDSTNMFARKRQIAILKEKNDVLGAIESLNKYLEMFMTDFDAWMELCDLYLLFQDYNKAAFCMEELIMSNPHNHLYHQKFAEIKYTQGGSENLETARSYFAQACKLNPNNMRAQFGLLLTASNLATGHSKNQKEKNSNSKYAVWAAEQIIDKYQTTQTEEQLKDTKVLDLIKKMQENLVPQSET; encoded by the exons ATGTCACGGCAAATAAATTGGGAAG AGGCCAGAGATGCTTTGAGGAAAATACGCGAGGAGCAAATTAGAGATGGTGCTAGAGTTGTACGACTGTGGAAGCAGGTGTTGGCTAACTGTGCCCATAAATTAGGAGATGAGG TCTGGACAGTTCAAGAACAAGTTACTGTTGCAGCTCTGGACTGTCAGAATTTTGATATGGCCAAT GAATGTATTACATCATTAAACAGGAAATTCCCAAATTCAATGAGAGTGAGACGGTTGTTTGGAATGTACTTTGAAGCATTAGGAAG GTATGAGAAAGCAACTGAACAGTATGAGAAAATTCTGGAAGAAGACAGTACTAATATG TTTGCCAGAAAGCGACAAATTGCCATATTGAAAGAGAAGAATGATGTTTTAGGTGCAATAGAATCTCtcaataaatatttagaaat GtttatgacagattttgatgCGTGGATGGAGTTATGTGACCTGTATTTACTGTTCCAGGACTATAACAAGGCAGCTTTCTGTATGGAGGAACTCATCATGTCAAATCCACATAACCATCTTTATCATCAAAAATTTGCAGAG ATTAAATACACACAAGGTGGGTCAGAGAACCTGGAGACTGCCAGATCTTATTTTGCTCAGGCGTGTAAATTGAACCCAAATAACATGCGAGCGCAGTTTGGTCTGCTTTTG ACGGCCAGTAACCTAGCAACAGGGCATTCTAAAAACCAGAAAGAGAAGAATAGTAACAGTAAATATGCTGTTTGGGCTGCAGAACAAATCATAGATAAATACCAG ACCACACAGACAGAGGAACAGCTTAAAGATACAAAAGTTTTGGACTTGATAAAAAAGATGCAAGAAAATTTAGTACCCCAGTCAGAAACTTGA